The Desulfobacterales bacterium genome has a window encoding:
- a CDS encoding GNAT family N-acetyltransferase gives MENFFITDLEECGKLWETLIRPQTISDEWEFRLCFHRHFNHKPCFLLFKDQDGIAGLVPLSYNTKREQYVFFPGEVWNGKTWLERTPVFVRRPEMFKYIFSNCPKGSYLRYIQPPQSSGAHELEIDETGYCLYPPRLGYDIQSYFDRFSNKKRKAIMKTIQLLIGSSSRYHLNRLEDFEALVEMNIQSFGSNSYLYDQRFKNAFRDVMHLLHAKGMLRLVSLEINGKLAAIDLGALYKDTYTVFLGGTRTDMPGVAKVINLNHIEFAFSHKISKLDFLCGDFKWKTLWHLDPEPLYLFKTPKTHSHCTADLPHIPIPALREYAETVNLHAPEAHFSNRVSNV, from the coding sequence ATGGAAAATTTTTTTATTACCGATCTGGAGGAATGTGGCAAACTATGGGAAACGCTGATCCGGCCGCAAACAATTTCGGATGAATGGGAGTTTCGCCTCTGTTTTCACCGCCATTTTAATCATAAGCCCTGCTTTCTGCTGTTCAAAGACCAGGACGGAATTGCCGGGCTTGTTCCCCTGTCCTATAATACAAAACGCGAGCAGTATGTCTTTTTTCCCGGCGAGGTGTGGAACGGAAAAACATGGCTTGAACGAACACCGGTTTTTGTGAGAAGACCGGAAATGTTCAAATATATCTTCAGCAATTGTCCAAAAGGATCTTACCTGCGTTACATCCAGCCTCCCCAGTCCAGCGGGGCTCACGAACTTGAGATTGATGAAACCGGCTATTGCCTTTATCCTCCACGGCTGGGATATGACATCCAGTCCTATTTTGACCGATTTTCAAATAAAAAGCGCAAAGCCATCATGAAAACGATTCAACTTCTGATAGGATCTTCCAGCCGATATCATCTGAACCGACTGGAAGATTTTGAAGCGCTTGTGGAAATGAACATCCAGAGTTTCGGATCAAATTCATACCTGTATGACCAGCGGTTCAAAAACGCGTTCAGAGATGTCATGCACCTGTTACACGCGAAAGGCATGCTCAGGCTGGTAAGTCTGGAAATAAACGGAAAACTGGCGGCAATCGATCTGGGGGCATTGTACAAAGACACCTATACGGTATTTCTGGGAGGAACCCGCACCGATATGCCCGGCGTGGCTAAAGTCATCAACCTGAATCATATTGAATTTGCCTTCAGCCATAAAATTTCAAAGCTTGATTTTCTCTGCGGAGATTTCAAATGGAAAACATTGTGGCATCTGGATCCGGAGCCACTGTACCTGTTTAAGACTCCGAAAACTCATTCTCATTGTACTGCAGACCTTCCGCATATTCCCATCCCGGCATTGCGTGAATATGCCGAAACGGTTAATCTTCATGCGCCGGAAGCCCATTTCAGCAATCGAGTTTCAAATGTCTGA
- a CDS encoding S-adenosylmethionine decarboxylase: protein MKQFLSCVELESRQRFCQSAEKAVSPARPWGLLSSIDLYECDPDTIRSGAKIKAFVVELCDLIQMKRFGETQVVHFGEDERIAGYSMVQLIETSLISGHFANLTNTAYIDVFSCKTYDPDVVVDFSKSFFKAQRFCTHIVNRI from the coding sequence GTGAAGCAATTTCTTTCTTGCGTTGAGCTCGAATCCCGCCAGCGGTTTTGCCAATCCGCAGAAAAAGCCGTTTCGCCAGCCCGTCCATGGGGTCTGCTGAGCAGTATTGATTTATATGAGTGTGACCCCGACACTATCCGAAGTGGCGCAAAAATCAAAGCGTTTGTTGTCGAACTGTGCGATTTGATTCAAATGAAACGCTTTGGCGAAACCCAGGTGGTTCATTTCGGGGAAGATGAACGGATTGCCGGTTATTCAATGGTACAGTTAATTGAAACCTCTCTGATTTCCGGGCACTTTGCAAACCTTACCAATACGGCCTATATCGATGTATTCAGCTGCAAAACCTATGACCCGGATGTTGTGGTGGATTTTTCAAAATCTTTTTTCAAGGCACAACGTTTCTGTACCCATATTGTTAACCGTATATGA
- a CDS encoding DUF6504 family protein has product MAMAGEFISETIKPVCDTCDTLQMAAGEPGLPCKFLWRGRIIEIAAVLSTWRETGRCRHGSPEMYVRKHWFEVITTCGETMKIYFDRQPRGGRKPERWWLFSLEVKPDQPGSLS; this is encoded by the coding sequence ATGGCCATGGCCGGAGAATTTATCAGTGAAACCATCAAACCCGTATGCGATACGTGTGACACGTTGCAAATGGCAGCCGGGGAACCCGGGCTTCCGTGTAAGTTTCTCTGGCGGGGACGAATAATTGAGATTGCGGCTGTCCTGAGCACCTGGCGGGAAACCGGCAGGTGTCGCCACGGAAGCCCCGAGATGTATGTACGCAAGCACTGGTTCGAGGTGATCACGACCTGCGGTGAGACCATGAAAATTTATTTCGACAGGCAGCCCCGTGGAGGTCGAAAGCCTGAGAGATGGTGGCTGTTCAGCCTGGAAGTAAAACCGGATCAGCCCGGTTCTCTTTCTTGA
- the rnmV gene encoding ribonuclease M5 — MRIKEIIVVEGKDDESAVKQAVDAEVIITGGFKISKETFRKIEFAREKKGVIVFTDPDYAGEQIRRRINDRIKGCKNAFVSRNDACKNSDIGIENADPGIIRDALENAKCIMETISPVFTNDMLFEHNLVGGMNSSKRRDALGKILGIGYANCKQLLSRLNHYAISEEQFHNAVKALPEMDTRSTSSKS; from the coding sequence TTGAGGATAAAAGAAATCATAGTGGTTGAAGGAAAAGATGATGAAAGCGCCGTGAAACAGGCTGTGGATGCGGAAGTTATTATAACCGGCGGCTTTAAGATATCAAAGGAAACCTTTCGTAAAATTGAATTTGCCCGGGAAAAAAAAGGCGTTATTGTCTTTACGGACCCCGATTATGCCGGGGAGCAGATCAGAAGACGAATAAATGATCGAATAAAAGGCTGTAAGAACGCATTTGTGTCCAGAAATGATGCGTGCAAAAATAGTGATATCGGAATAGAAAATGCCGATCCCGGCATTATCCGGGATGCTCTGGAAAACGCAAAGTGTATTATGGAGACCATATCTCCGGTATTTACCAACGACATGTTATTTGAACATAACCTTGTCGGAGGAATGAATTCCTCAAAACGAAGAGATGCATTAGGTAAAATCCTCGGAATAGGCTACGCAAACTGCAAGCAACTGCTGAGCAGACTCAATCACTACGCTATTTCAGAAGAGCAGTTTCATAACGCTGTCAAGGCGCTGCCTGAAATGGACACCCGCTCAACTTCTTCTAAATCATAA
- a CDS encoding class I SAM-dependent methyltransferase, whose protein sequence is MTSIILKTKREKSLLRRHPWIFSGAVKQIEGHPAPGETVDILSPDRTLLGQGAYSPSSQMIVRVWTFDPDEPVNASFFRSRLEKVIQTRRFLYRNCDWKHLGCRLVNSESDGLPGLIVDRYADFLVCQFLTTGAEFWKDTLTELLNELVPNQGIYERSDANERKKEGLDTRTGLILGQEPPDLVEIHEAGYRFFVDIRNGHKTGFYLDQRVNRGVVAGFAKGMDVLNCFAYTGGFAVAALKAGAVRVVNVDSSADALAIARRNMELNGLNPELAQNEEGNVFKVLRTYREQNRQFDMIILDPPKFADSRSSLMRAARGYKDINLLAFRLLKPGGLLITFSCSGLVSRELFQKIVSDAALDEKKDAQILQRLSQAPDHPIGLNFPEADYLKGLICRIW, encoded by the coding sequence ATGACATCCATTATATTAAAGACAAAACGTGAAAAATCACTTCTGAGGCGGCACCCCTGGATATTTTCCGGCGCCGTCAAACAGATTGAAGGCCATCCTGCTCCCGGAGAAACCGTGGATATTCTGTCACCCGATCGCACCCTGCTCGGTCAAGGTGCCTATTCTCCCTCTTCCCAGATGATCGTCCGTGTCTGGACATTTGATCCGGACGAGCCGGTCAACGCCTCTTTTTTTCGTTCCCGACTCGAAAAAGTCATCCAGACCCGAAGGTTTCTATACAGAAACTGCGACTGGAAACATCTTGGCTGCCGTCTGGTCAATTCCGAATCCGACGGGCTTCCCGGCCTGATTGTGGACCGTTACGCCGATTTTCTCGTCTGTCAGTTCCTCACAACCGGTGCCGAATTCTGGAAAGACACCCTCACGGAGCTGCTGAACGAACTGGTTCCAAACCAGGGAATCTATGAACGGTCGGATGCCAACGAACGGAAAAAAGAAGGCCTGGACACGCGAACAGGCCTGATCCTCGGGCAGGAGCCGCCAGATCTGGTGGAAATTCATGAGGCAGGGTATCGTTTTTTCGTAGATATCCGAAACGGCCATAAAACCGGTTTTTACCTGGATCAACGGGTTAATCGGGGCGTCGTGGCCGGGTTTGCCAAAGGAATGGACGTATTGAACTGCTTCGCGTATACTGGCGGATTTGCGGTGGCCGCCCTGAAAGCCGGAGCGGTTCGCGTCGTCAATGTCGATTCATCCGCCGACGCGCTGGCCATTGCCCGTCGGAACATGGAGCTGAACGGTCTGAACCCTGAGCTTGCGCAGAATGAAGAAGGAAATGTGTTCAAGGTGTTACGGACTTATCGCGAACAAAACCGCCAGTTTGACATGATTATCCTCGACCCGCCCAAATTTGCTGACTCCCGAAGCAGCCTGATGCGCGCCGCCCGGGGTTACAAGGATATCAACCTGCTGGCATTCAGGCTCCTGAAGCCCGGAGGACTGCTGATAACGTTTTCATGTTCCGGCCTTGTCAGCCGGGAGCTGTTCCAGAAAATTGTCTCGGACGCCGCCCTGGATGAAAAAAAAGACGCACAAATTTTACAGCGGCTATCCCAGGCCCCGGATCATCCCATCGGCCTGAATTTTCCGGAAGCCGATTATCTCAAAGGCCTGATCTGCAGAATCTGGTAA
- a CDS encoding GNAT family N-acetyltransferase, translating into MNCTDQWIEDDFVRGVTSYYVLGKNGVAAGCVAFEKADKTQCDMERLAVLPAYRRSGCGKALARHVMSVATGLGLKCVGIGVIGEDVSLKHWYRKFGFVSQ; encoded by the coding sequence TTGAATTGCACGGATCAATGGATAGAGGATGATTTTGTCCGGGGAGTGACGTCGTATTATGTTCTGGGAAAAAACGGGGTTGCTGCCGGCTGCGTTGCGTTTGAGAAAGCCGATAAAACACAGTGCGATATGGAACGGCTTGCCGTGTTGCCGGCATATCGGAGAAGCGGATGCGGCAAAGCGCTGGCCCGTCACGTTATGTCTGTGGCAACCGGCTTGGGGCTGAAGTGCGTGGGAATCGGCGTGATTGGCGAAGATGTGTCTCTGAAACACTGGTACCGGAAGTTCGGCTTTGTTTCGCAGTAA
- a CDS encoding DUF1318 domain-containing protein — translation MKRRPKFLFTMTAVLLAGLFACVTINIYFPAEKVESVAGDIVDDIRGQKVPQNDKQSKKDEGFFSDIKFALFSSNAWADEVTDVSNPTIRALKEKMKDRFKSLKPYYQKGLLKEGGDGYLSVAGTGGLNLLEKRDLSGLVDAENRDRKTLYVEVAHALKIDDSQIVRIAEIFAGEWQKPVR, via the coding sequence ATGAAGAGACGTCCCAAGTTTTTATTCACCATGACGGCAGTCTTGCTGGCAGGCTTATTTGCCTGCGTAACCATCAATATCTATTTTCCGGCAGAAAAAGTTGAATCCGTTGCCGGGGATATCGTAGATGATATCAGAGGCCAGAAAGTGCCTCAGAATGATAAGCAATCCAAAAAAGATGAAGGCTTTTTTTCTGATATCAAATTTGCGTTATTTTCATCAAATGCCTGGGCTGATGAGGTGACCGATGTTTCCAATCCCACCATTCGCGCCCTGAAAGAGAAAATGAAGGACCGTTTTAAAAGTTTGAAACCCTATTACCAGAAAGGGCTTCTGAAAGAAGGCGGTGACGGCTATCTTTCCGTAGCGGGAACCGGCGGATTGAACCTTTTGGAAAAAAGAGATCTCAGTGGTCTTGTGGATGCCGAAAACAGGGATCGGAAAACGTTATATGTCGAGGTGGCCCATGCCTTGAAGATAGATGATAGCCAGATCGTTCGAATCGCAGAAATTTTTGCCGGAGAATGGCAGAAACCCGTGCGTTAA
- a CDS encoding ATP-grasp domain-containing protein, whose translation MSDKRVLIVGTTPDYVVRIFNKRPDRVCFLMDQAYRWDFTLNAADPDYLCFTDLEQFDFAERSIRKHFQRFGITPDGIACFDCESLLLAGFLAVNMGLPFPELQAIALARDKFKARTIWKQAGIFSPLAALSSLLDETLTFFRTTGAQDVVLKPISASGSELVFHCTTESEVKTDVNIMIESLAERQANRLFKSVCIEDSDLPVSDPCKTWIVEQFVSGPEFSCDFILEDNRIYLIRTTEKVMAPNQTFGSVLAYIVPPSYPEGFSPDQLPDVLKTAATSLGFTRGYFMADLIIHNDRPVIIEMTPRPGGDSIPDLIEAATGFDIIGAYLDLVCAKLKLPVRVPRPDKTVASINLYAESDGLIAHLDANRIHSLPWVKSVHLKKEAGDIITFPPQDYDNRLIGYCIISLPEDEDMNCIAKTLMSHVNIITNKSYQWTTSSDNV comes from the coding sequence ATGTCTGATAAACGTGTTTTAATAGTAGGCACCACCCCGGATTATGTCGTCAGAATTTTCAATAAAAGACCTGACCGTGTCTGTTTTTTAATGGACCAGGCCTATCGATGGGATTTTACACTCAATGCCGCAGATCCGGACTATTTATGCTTTACGGACCTGGAACAATTTGACTTTGCCGAACGATCGATCCGTAAACATTTTCAGCGTTTCGGCATAACCCCGGACGGCATCGCCTGTTTTGACTGTGAGTCCCTTCTGCTTGCAGGCTTTCTGGCCGTGAATATGGGGCTTCCTTTTCCTGAACTTCAGGCAATAGCCCTGGCAAGAGATAAATTCAAGGCCAGAACCATCTGGAAGCAGGCAGGCATTTTCTCACCCCTTGCCGCCCTTTCTTCACTTCTGGACGAAACCCTTACCTTTTTCAGAACGACAGGGGCGCAGGATGTCGTTTTAAAACCCATATCGGCCAGTGGAAGTGAGCTGGTATTTCATTGCACAACGGAATCTGAAGTTAAAACGGATGTCAATATCATGATTGAGAGCCTTGCCGAAAGACAGGCCAACCGGCTTTTCAAATCGGTATGCATCGAGGACTCCGATCTGCCGGTATCAGATCCCTGCAAAACATGGATTGTAGAGCAGTTTGTTTCCGGTCCCGAATTCAGCTGTGATTTCATTCTTGAAGACAACCGGATTTATCTGATCCGGACGACCGAAAAGGTCATGGCGCCGAATCAGACATTCGGCTCCGTGCTTGCCTATATCGTACCACCGTCATACCCGGAAGGATTTTCCCCGGATCAGTTACCCGATGTACTGAAAACCGCAGCGACTTCTCTGGGATTTACGCGCGGATATTTCATGGCTGATCTTATCATCCATAACGACCGGCCAGTCATCATTGAAATGACGCCCAGACCCGGGGGCGACTCGATTCCGGACCTGATCGAAGCGGCCACCGGCTTTGACATCATCGGCGCGTATCTGGATCTGGTATGCGCAAAGCTGAAACTTCCTGTCCGGGTGCCCCGGCCTGATAAAACCGTTGCCAGCATCAATCTGTATGCTGAATCGGACGGGCTGATTGCTCATCTGGATGCAAACAGAATCCATTCACTGCCCTGGGTCAAATCGGTGCATTTAAAAAAGGAGGCCGGGGATATTATCACCTTCCCTCCGCAGGATTATGATAACAGACTCATCGGTTACTGCATCATTTCCTTACCCGAAGATGAGGATATGAATTGTATCGCCAAAACCCTGATGAGCCATGTGAATATTATCACCAACAAATCATACCAGTGGACCACATCTTCGGACAATGTCTGA
- a CDS encoding epoxyqueuosine reductase, giving the protein MNTRARVTKLIEDFMNDPKNNRIAPNSDSPAFDTPLVGFCRGDDPLLEEFKQHIGPFYWTPLEILQLEYPETEFSPQNLSVITWILPQTKATRDEQRKCRELPGRLWSQNRYYGEAANHSLREHVQAWLRESGIAAISPLLSPHWSVTQSETCGIASNWSERHAAHACGLGTFGLCDGLITPKGKAVRIGSVVAAVDIESTPRPYSDLHAYCLFYSTGTCVSCINRCPAGAISEAGHDKQKCMNYIRKVTAPYVKKELGVEATPCGLCQVGVPCESKIPVKR; this is encoded by the coding sequence ATGAATACCCGCGCTCGAGTAACAAAACTGATCGAAGATTTCATGAACGATCCGAAAAACAATCGTATCGCACCGAATAGCGATTCTCCCGCGTTTGACACCCCGCTGGTCGGTTTTTGCCGGGGGGATGATCCGCTGCTTGAGGAATTTAAACAGCACATCGGACCTTTTTACTGGACCCCTTTGGAAATTCTTCAGCTTGAGTATCCGGAGACAGAATTTTCACCGCAGAACCTGTCGGTTATCACCTGGATACTGCCTCAGACAAAGGCGACCCGTGACGAACAACGAAAGTGCCGGGAGCTTCCGGGGCGTCTGTGGAGTCAGAACCGCTATTATGGTGAAGCGGCTAACCACTCCCTTCGTGAACATGTGCAGGCCTGGTTGAGAGAATCGGGGATAGCCGCCATATCTCCGCTGCTCTCTCCTCACTGGAGCGTCACCCAATCCGAAACCTGCGGGATTGCCTCCAACTGGTCCGAACGTCATGCAGCCCATGCGTGCGGCCTGGGAACCTTTGGCCTCTGTGACGGGCTGATTACTCCGAAAGGCAAAGCCGTACGGATCGGATCTGTTGTTGCCGCCGTTGATATTGAATCCACCCCGAGACCTTATTCTGACCTTCATGCCTATTGCCTGTTTTATTCCACTGGAACCTGTGTGAGCTGTATCAACCGGTGCCCGGCCGGGGCCATATCCGAAGCCGGACATGATAAGCAAAAGTGTATGAATTATATCCGAAAGGTGACCGCCCCGTATGTGAAAAAGGAACTGGGCGTTGAGGCGACCCCCTGCGGGCTGTGTCAGGTGGGCGTGCCGTGCGAGTCAAAAATCCCTGTGAAGAGGTGA